From one Candidatus Chlorobium masyuteum genomic stretch:
- the pseC gene encoding UDP-4-amino-4,6-dideoxy-N-acetyl-beta-L-altrosamine transaminase has translation MKMIPYGRQDISEDDIQAVANVLRSDYLTQGPVVPAFEKSVKDYCGAKFAVAVNSATSALHISCLALGVGPGDIVWTTPISFVASANCALYCGARIDFVDIDPLTYNMSMDCLSVKLEFAEKEGKLPKVIIPVHLAGQPCNMAAIHSMSERYGFKIIEDASHAIGGRYLDAPIGNGRYSDITVFSFHPVKIITTGEGGMALTNDPEIANKLVRLRSHGITRVQEEMTHITDGPWYYQQLELGFNYRMTDIQAALGLSQIKRLDEFVKKRRKIADRYNKYFADLWVTTPFEAPDSYSATHLYIVRLKLNEIKFSQKDIFEWLRSCGIQVNLHYIPIYRHPYYEKMGYIKKDYPQAEAYYAQAMSLPVYPALSDLQQEEVVQRMNTPIGFQTLF, from the coding sequence ATTAAAATGATACCCTACGGACGACAAGATATTAGTGAAGATGATATTCAGGCAGTCGCCAATGTGCTGCGTTCTGATTATTTAACACAGGGTCCCGTTGTACCGGCATTTGAAAAATCAGTTAAGGATTATTGCGGTGCAAAGTTTGCAGTAGCCGTGAATAGTGCAACGAGTGCTTTACATATCTCATGTCTTGCACTTGGTGTTGGTCCTGGAGATATCGTATGGACTACTCCTATTTCTTTTGTTGCAAGTGCAAATTGTGCCCTCTACTGCGGTGCAAGAATCGACTTTGTCGATATAGATCCTCTGACGTATAATATGAGCATGGATTGCTTGTCAGTTAAGCTTGAATTTGCTGAAAAAGAGGGTAAATTACCAAAAGTTATCATTCCTGTTCATCTCGCTGGCCAACCTTGTAATATGGCAGCTATTCATTCAATGAGTGAACGTTATGGGTTTAAAATTATTGAAGATGCTTCTCATGCTATCGGTGGAAGATATCTTGACGCGCCAATAGGGAACGGCAGGTATAGTGATATTACGGTATTTAGTTTTCACCCGGTTAAGATTATTACAACGGGTGAGGGCGGAATGGCATTGACAAATGATCCGGAAATTGCAAATAAACTTGTAAGACTTCGTAGCCATGGCATAACTCGTGTACAGGAAGAGATGACTCATATAACTGATGGGCCATGGTATTATCAGCAGCTTGAGTTGGGTTTCAATTACCGAATGACCGATATCCAGGCGGCGTTAGGTCTAAGTCAGATAAAACGGTTGGATGAATTTGTAAAGAAAAGAAGAAAGATTGCTGATCGATACAATAAGTATTTCGCTGATCTATGGGTTACAACTCCTTTCGAAGCACCTGATTCATATTCGGCGACACATTTATATATAGTTCGCCTAAAGCTTAATGAAATTAAGTTTTCCCAGAAAGATATATTTGAATGGTTGAGAAGTTGTGGTATTCAAGTTAATCTCCATTATATACCGATTTATAGACACCCATATTATGAAAAGATGGGATATATAAAAAAAGATTATCCTCAGGCCGAAGCATATTATGCACAAGCTATGAGCCTGCCTGTGTATCCAGCTCTCTCTGACTTGCAGCAGGAAGAGGTTGTTCAGCGAATGAATACACCAATCGGGTTCCAGACATTATTTTAG
- a CDS encoding glycosyltransferase family protein, giving the protein MKRRLVAAIACRNQGSRLYGKPLQNLDVEQGIRILDNIIACLRTIDSVDEIVLGISAGVENEVFKTIAEEKGIRYVVGDEIDVLSRLVKCGQISGATDIFRVTSESPFLYFDPVDDFWRQHQEENADATFLDDVIDGCGFEIISLKALEESHEKGDKKHRSELCTLYIREHNQNFIILRPHPPAEMVRKDLRLTVDNPEDLAVCRVVFNTLKSFAPRIPVPEIVKFLDAHPELIKLIAPFTETGYATMYNWS; this is encoded by the coding sequence ATGAAAAGACGACTTGTTGCTGCTATTGCCTGCCGGAATCAAGGATCCCGCCTTTACGGCAAACCGCTCCAGAACCTTGATGTTGAGCAGGGCATTCGCATACTTGATAATATCATCGCATGTTTGCGCACAATTGATTCTGTAGATGAGATTGTGCTGGGTATCTCTGCCGGAGTTGAAAATGAAGTTTTTAAGACCATAGCAGAAGAGAAGGGAATCAGATATGTCGTTGGCGATGAGATTGATGTACTCTCCCGCCTTGTCAAATGCGGCCAGATCTCAGGGGCAACGGACATCTTTCGGGTGACAAGTGAATCACCCTTTCTCTATTTTGACCCTGTTGATGATTTTTGGCGGCAGCATCAGGAGGAAAATGCTGATGCCACTTTTCTGGATGATGTCATTGACGGATGCGGGTTTGAAATCATCTCACTTAAGGCGCTCGAAGAGTCGCATGAAAAAGGGGATAAAAAACATCGTTCTGAGCTTTGTACGCTCTACATCCGGGAGCACAATCAAAATTTCATAATACTCAGACCCCATCCCCCAGCAGAAATGGTACGGAAAGATCTTCGACTGACAGTTGATAATCCGGAAGATCTTGCTGTATGCCGGGTCGTATTCAACACGCTTAAAAGTTTTGCTCCAAGAATCCCTGTTCCGGAAATTGTGAAGTTTTTGGATGCGCATCCCGAGTTGATAAAATTAATTGCACCGTTCACTGAAACGGGTTATGCCACTATGTATAACTGGAGTTGA
- a CDS encoding aldo/keto reductase produces the protein MSNILSRIAIGSAQFGMRYGIANDGGQISREVGQGILRLAAYNGINTIDTAIAYGDSEKRLGEIGVSDWRIVSKLPHLPDDCTDIVQWVTASVSGSMRRLNVSTLDGLLLHRPQQLVEKHGESLFSILQSLKHDGVVGKIGISIYDPSELDMLCSRFQFDLVQAPFNILDRRLIETGWLDRLGELGTELHVRSVFLQGLLLMSSAHRPEKFKSWGPLWSDWDRWLYLNGITPLQACLRYVLSFPQISKVIVGVDSPQQLREILSASSGDFPELSDTLKTSDLRLINPANWDVLT, from the coding sequence ATGTCCAATATACTTTCTCGCATTGCTATCGGATCCGCTCAATTTGGTATGAGATATGGTATCGCTAACGATGGAGGACAAATATCGCGAGAGGTGGGACAGGGAATATTAAGGCTTGCTGCTTATAATGGTATCAATACAATAGATACTGCGATAGCTTATGGTGACAGTGAGAAGCGACTCGGCGAGATTGGGGTTTCAGATTGGCGAATTGTTTCAAAACTGCCTCACCTACCTGATGATTGTACTGATATAGTGCAATGGGTAACTGCATCTGTTAGCGGGTCAATGCGAAGGTTGAACGTCAGCACTCTTGATGGACTTCTGCTTCATCGTCCACAGCAGTTAGTTGAAAAACATGGGGAAAGCCTTTTCAGCATTCTGCAATCTCTCAAGCATGACGGAGTGGTTGGAAAGATAGGAATTTCGATCTATGATCCTTCCGAGCTTGATATGCTTTGTTCCCGATTTCAATTTGATCTTGTTCAGGCACCATTTAATATTTTAGATCGACGCCTGATTGAAACAGGCTGGTTGGACCGTTTAGGTGAGCTTGGTACAGAACTGCATGTGCGTTCCGTATTTCTTCAGGGTTTGCTTTTGATGTCATCAGCTCATCGACCCGAGAAATTCAAATCATGGGGGCCGCTCTGGTCTGATTGGGATAGATGGCTATATCTTAATGGCATTACACCATTGCAGGCCTGTCTTCGTTATGTGCTGTCATTTCCACAAATCTCCAAAGTGATAGTGGGTGTTGATAGCCCACAGCAATTACGTGAAATTCTTTCGGCTTCATCAGGTGATTTCCCCGAATTATCAGATACCCTTAAAACAAGTGATCTTCGCTTGATCAATCCTGCAAACTGGGATGTGTTAACATGA
- a CDS encoding N-acetylneuraminate synthase family protein produces the protein MTIEIIAELAQGFEGRSEQARLLMKAAASAGSDAVKYQLVYADELATPDYKYYELFRSLEMADEVWEGLSNYAAELGIQLHVDIFGLRSLELAARIRVAAVKIHGTDIANIALLTAVAKSSVKKIILGAGGAYSSELQQALDILKEKDVIVLLGFQGYPTPNESNQIARVSMLAARFARHSPNVSIGFSDHASPDNPLRYALAATAVGAGAKVIEKHMTLGKVMELEDHESALNPDEFAEFTRTIRDCFEALGREEDIEDFGMAEAEQAYRKMIRRHVVASRDLNQGATIVPADLVLKRTSSEQVVTDLTSVYQKTLNRDICINSPILPADIF, from the coding sequence ATGACCATTGAAATTATAGCCGAACTGGCACAGGGTTTCGAAGGGAGGTCAGAGCAAGCTCGTTTACTTATGAAAGCAGCAGCTTCAGCTGGTTCGGATGCTGTAAAATATCAGCTTGTTTATGCCGATGAACTGGCCACTCCAGACTATAAATACTATGAGCTGTTCCGATCACTTGAAATGGCAGACGAAGTCTGGGAAGGATTGTCGAACTATGCGGCTGAACTGGGAATTCAGTTACACGTTGATATTTTTGGGTTACGCAGTCTTGAACTGGCTGCGCGTATTCGGGTTGCAGCGGTAAAGATACACGGTACCGATATTGCCAACATTGCGCTCTTAACTGCGGTTGCCAAAAGTTCTGTAAAAAAAATTATACTTGGTGCCGGAGGAGCTTATTCTTCTGAATTGCAGCAAGCCCTTGATATACTTAAAGAGAAGGACGTGATCGTTTTGCTTGGCTTTCAGGGTTACCCTACCCCTAATGAGAGTAACCAGATAGCTCGTGTCAGCATGCTTGCAGCACGATTTGCACGACATTCTCCCAATGTTTCAATCGGATTTTCTGATCATGCATCGCCTGACAATCCTTTACGTTATGCTTTGGCCGCAACAGCTGTTGGTGCGGGCGCAAAAGTGATTGAAAAGCATATGACTCTTGGCAAGGTCATGGAATTGGAGGACCATGAATCGGCATTAAATCCTGATGAATTTGCGGAGTTTACCCGGACTATTCGAGATTGTTTCGAAGCCCTTGGTAGAGAAGAAGATATTGAGGATTTCGGGATGGCTGAAGCGGAGCAGGCTTATCGCAAAATGATCAGGCGCCACGTAGTAGCGAGCAGAGACCTTAATCAGGGTGCAACAATCGTTCCTGCTGATCTGGTGTTAAAGCGAACATCATCTGAACAGGTTGTAACAGATTTGACATCAGTATATCAGAAAACTCTTAACCGCGATATTTGCATTAACTCTCCTATTTTGCCTGCAGATATCTTTTAG
- a CDS encoding SDR family oxidoreductase, which produces MNILITGGSGLLAVNWALTIRDRYFVTLGMHRRNISLEGVQTQFIDLESVNEIVKRLDLLKPKVVIHTVGLTDIEECEANPDYARHVNVDLAKNVAIACKTIGIPLIHISTDHLFYGNMQLVDETYPVSPRNVYARTKADAEYVVQNANPLSIVVRTNFYGWGPYYRRSFSDRIIDALRANKKIILFEDVYYTPLLIEFLVDTAHELLDKKIYGVFNIVGDERVSKYQFGMKIAKIFNLDSTLIQSGLSSDMSSRVQRPSDMSLSNKYITTILDRQLGGLDEQLTKLFQQEKSGFIREILK; this is translated from the coding sequence ATGAATATACTTATAACCGGCGGTTCAGGATTGCTTGCTGTTAACTGGGCATTAACCATCAGGGATCGATATTTTGTGACATTAGGTATGCACCGTCGCAATATATCTTTAGAAGGTGTCCAAACTCAATTTATTGATCTTGAGTCTGTCAATGAGATTGTTAAAAGATTAGACCTTCTTAAGCCTAAAGTGGTTATTCATACCGTAGGTCTAACTGATATTGAGGAGTGTGAGGCTAATCCGGATTATGCAAGGCATGTTAATGTTGATCTTGCTAAGAATGTTGCAATCGCATGTAAAACTATTGGAATACCGCTTATACATATTTCAACTGACCATTTGTTTTATGGTAACATGCAATTGGTTGATGAAACATACCCTGTTAGTCCGAGAAATGTATATGCCAGAACTAAAGCTGATGCTGAATATGTAGTGCAAAATGCAAATCCATTGTCTATAGTAGTTCGTACTAATTTCTATGGATGGGGACCTTATTACAGACGTTCGTTTAGTGACAGGATTATTGACGCATTGCGAGCTAATAAAAAAATAATATTATTTGAAGATGTATATTATACTCCTTTATTAATAGAGTTTTTAGTCGATACTGCTCATGAATTGTTGGATAAAAAAATATATGGTGTTTTCAATATTGTGGGTGATGAACGTGTTTCGAAATATCAGTTTGGAATGAAAATAGCTAAAATATTCAACCTCGATTCAACTCTTATTCAATCAGGATTATCTTCAGATATGTCATCGCGTGTTCAGAGGCCAAGCGATATGAGCCTATCAAATAAATATATAACTACAATACTTGATAGACAACTTGGCGGTCTTGATGAGCAGCTTACTAAGCTTTTTCAACAAGAAAAAAGTGGTTTTATAAGGGAGATATTAAAATGA
- the pseB gene encoding UDP-N-acetylglucosamine 4,6-dehydratase (inverting), which translates to MLTNSSILITGGTGSFGNTFVPMTLAKYNPKRLVIYSRDEMKQWDMAQKYKDDPRINFIIGDVRDKDRLGRSLDGIDYVVHAAATKIVPTAEYNPFECVKTNIMGAMNLIDACIDHGIKRVVALSTDKASNPINLYGATKLASDKLFVAGNAYSGTHNTRFAVVRYGNVMGSRGSVIPFFMSQAGQGSLPITDIRMTRFMITLEQGVELVWHALDDMEGGEIYVKKIPSMKVIDIANAVSPSAKHKIIGIRPGEKIHEQMIGVEDALYTYEYNNYYKILPAIHNWSVDPSRINDGVKVNEGFTYTSENNNQWMPISELEKWIELNSKKIGAI; encoded by the coding sequence ATGCTTACGAATTCATCAATACTTATTACTGGCGGGACAGGGTCGTTTGGTAATACATTTGTTCCTATGACTCTTGCCAAATATAACCCTAAACGCCTTGTTATTTATTCACGTGATGAGATGAAGCAGTGGGATATGGCTCAGAAATACAAAGATGATCCTCGAATTAATTTTATTATTGGTGATGTTCGGGATAAAGACAGACTTGGTCGATCACTTGATGGTATTGATTATGTTGTTCACGCTGCTGCAACAAAAATTGTCCCGACAGCAGAATATAATCCTTTTGAATGTGTTAAGACGAATATAATGGGAGCCATGAATCTTATTGATGCATGTATTGATCATGGAATCAAGCGAGTAGTGGCTCTTTCAACGGACAAAGCAAGCAATCCAATTAATTTATATGGCGCAACCAAATTAGCGTCAGACAAATTGTTTGTTGCCGGGAATGCATATTCCGGAACTCACAATACTCGATTTGCTGTGGTAAGATATGGTAATGTTATGGGCTCAAGGGGTTCTGTTATACCGTTTTTTATGTCTCAAGCCGGTCAGGGTAGTCTTCCTATTACAGATATTCGAATGACTCGTTTTATGATAACTCTTGAGCAAGGGGTTGAACTTGTCTGGCATGCTTTGGATGATATGGAAGGCGGTGAAATATATGTCAAGAAGATTCCTTCTATGAAAGTAATTGATATTGCGAATGCAGTGTCGCCTTCAGCAAAACATAAAATAATCGGGATAAGGCCCGGAGAGAAGATTCATGAACAAATGATAGGCGTAGAAGACGCATTATACACGTATGAATATAATAATTATTATAAAATATTACCTGCTATTCATAACTGGTCTGTTGACCCGTCAAGAATAAATGACGGTGTCAAAGTGAATGAAGGTTTCACGTATACATCAGAAAATAATAATCAATGGATGCCTATATCAGAATTAGAAAAATGGATTGAGTTGAATAGTAAGAAAATTGGGGCTATTTGA